The following are from one region of the Microbacterium sp. BK668 genome:
- a CDS encoding GNAT family N-acetyltransferase, with amino-acid sequence MAELFRDELGIPHLRADDVTALADAQGEATARDRGWQIEVDRLRGEGRLSEVVGESGLAWDVFARRARLDDTARRAFSRLDAETRAFVEAYVEGVRRGLRAATAAEFRALDERFGDEVERGEWPLHGPLAVMHVSHVLFTSYPVILWRAHVARTLGPAWVELFHAGEAVPTSGSNAWALHGSRTASGMPLLGGDPHRMFELPGVYQQVRLACDEFDVVGLTFPGVPGVQHFGHTGDAAWGITNAMAHGADVFRETLRRTAEGYEALGPDGWRPADLEVSTIRVRGGAEVEVEAVETERGPVVTDLHREGDLLVGWSVRLPARTDGDLGFVAILPLLRARTADAVVSAFEGWVDPVNRLLAADVAGDVRSATVGRVFERAAHERLLPRDARRHAPAPLVRMPRAVAVPDIAVDANERPERKAIDLGAGYAADYRARRIRALLQETRPRSVDEFALVWGDTDSASAAALLRHVPAGTLPAAEAAVRRQLEEWDHRMDAASLPAGVFAAWRAALVRRVSAHPALAPLHEPHGFGDVYDAWFGVEAHVALGLLRLLAHPALSADASSLAGGALSEVAAASPRAWGETHRLTAAHVLAGVPGTDDPAARLDIPLSGDGDTVRCAGSVPGVTDRSWRGSVARWAWDLADREQSLWNVPFGASGDPVSPHFADQLEAFRDVAPARVVTDWGRLRRAGVVGPRLLAGERGRTVHVEDDPHLGRIAFTVFDPDADVDLLHEWVTEPRARFWGLADLTRQELAELYAHVDSLPTHHAFLVRRDGEPVALLQTCEPEHDPVGARYPVQAGDVGIHFLLGARGAPVASFTTRLAAAIAGFLFAPPAAQRIVVEPDRANDLAVDRMLRLGFERGPEIDLPGKRAQLAFLTRAHWDARSSDR; translated from the coding sequence ATGGCCGAGCTGTTCCGCGACGAGCTGGGCATTCCGCACCTGCGCGCCGACGACGTGACGGCCCTGGCCGACGCGCAGGGCGAAGCGACGGCGCGGGACCGCGGCTGGCAGATCGAGGTCGACCGGCTGCGCGGCGAGGGGCGGCTGTCGGAGGTCGTCGGCGAGTCCGGGCTCGCGTGGGACGTCTTCGCGCGGCGCGCGCGGCTCGACGACACGGCGCGGCGAGCGTTCTCGCGGCTCGACGCCGAGACGCGCGCCTTCGTCGAGGCGTACGTCGAAGGCGTGCGCCGCGGCCTGCGTGCCGCGACGGCGGCCGAGTTCCGCGCGCTGGACGAGCGGTTCGGCGACGAGGTCGAGCGCGGGGAATGGCCGCTTCACGGACCCCTCGCGGTGATGCACGTGTCGCACGTCCTGTTCACCTCCTACCCGGTGATCCTGTGGCGCGCGCACGTCGCCCGGACGCTCGGCCCCGCGTGGGTCGAGCTCTTCCACGCCGGCGAGGCGGTGCCGACGTCGGGAAGCAACGCCTGGGCGCTGCACGGGTCGCGCACGGCATCCGGGATGCCGCTCCTCGGCGGGGATCCGCACCGCATGTTCGAGCTTCCCGGCGTCTATCAGCAGGTGCGGCTGGCGTGCGACGAGTTCGATGTCGTCGGTCTGACGTTCCCGGGCGTACCCGGGGTGCAGCACTTCGGTCACACCGGGGACGCGGCCTGGGGGATCACGAACGCCATGGCGCACGGCGCCGATGTCTTCCGCGAGACGCTGCGACGCACGGCGGAGGGGTACGAGGCCCTCGGACCGGACGGGTGGCGGCCGGCGGACCTCGAGGTCTCGACGATACGGGTGCGGGGCGGCGCCGAGGTGGAGGTCGAGGCGGTCGAGACCGAACGTGGGCCGGTCGTCACCGACCTGCACCGCGAGGGCGATCTGCTCGTCGGGTGGTCGGTGCGCCTTCCGGCGCGCACCGACGGCGACCTCGGCTTCGTGGCCATACTCCCGCTCCTGCGCGCGCGCACCGCCGACGCCGTCGTCTCGGCGTTCGAGGGGTGGGTCGATCCCGTCAACCGCCTGCTCGCAGCCGATGTCGCGGGCGACGTGCGCTCGGCGACCGTGGGGCGCGTCTTCGAGCGGGCCGCGCACGAGCGGCTGCTGCCGCGTGACGCGCGGAGGCACGCGCCGGCGCCGCTGGTCCGGATGCCGCGAGCCGTCGCCGTCCCGGACATCGCCGTGGACGCGAACGAGCGGCCGGAGCGGAAGGCGATCGATCTCGGCGCGGGCTACGCCGCCGACTACCGTGCTCGCCGGATCCGGGCGCTCCTCCAGGAGACGCGCCCGCGATCGGTCGACGAGTTCGCCCTGGTCTGGGGCGACACCGACTCCGCATCGGCCGCGGCGCTGCTCCGCCACGTGCCCGCCGGCACGCTTCCGGCCGCGGAGGCCGCGGTCCGCCGGCAGCTCGAGGAGTGGGACCACCGGATGGATGCCGCATCCCTTCCCGCCGGAGTCTTCGCCGCGTGGCGCGCCGCGCTCGTCCGCCGGGTCTCGGCGCATCCGGCGCTGGCTCCGCTGCACGAGCCGCACGGCTTCGGGGATGTCTACGACGCCTGGTTCGGGGTGGAGGCCCACGTCGCGCTCGGACTGCTCCGGCTGCTCGCACACCCCGCGCTCTCCGCAGACGCCTCGAGCCTCGCCGGCGGGGCGCTGTCCGAGGTCGCGGCCGCCTCCCCCCGGGCGTGGGGCGAGACCCACCGTCTCACCGCCGCGCACGTCCTGGCCGGTGTGCCGGGGACGGACGACCCGGCGGCCCGCCTCGACATCCCTCTCTCGGGCGACGGCGACACCGTACGCTGTGCCGGATCGGTGCCCGGTGTCACCGACCGCAGCTGGCGCGGCTCGGTGGCGCGCTGGGCGTGGGACCTGGCCGACCGTGAGCAGAGCCTGTGGAACGTGCCGTTCGGCGCGTCGGGCGACCCGGTGTCGCCGCACTTCGCGGACCAGCTCGAGGCGTTCCGCGACGTCGCGCCGGCGCGCGTCGTCACGGACTGGGGGCGGCTGCGCCGCGCCGGTGTCGTCGGACCGCGCCTCCTCGCCGGCGAGCGGGGTCGCACCGTGCACGTCGAGGACGACCCGCACCTCGGCCGCATCGCGTTCACGGTGTTCGATCCGGACGCGGACGTCGACCTCCTGCACGAATGGGTGACCGAGCCACGCGCCCGCTTCTGGGGCCTCGCCGACCTCACGCGCCAGGAGCTCGCAGAGCTCTATGCGCACGTCGACTCGCTCCCGACCCACCACGCCTTCCTCGTGCGCCGCGACGGCGAGCCGGTCGCGCTGCTGCAGACCTGCGAGCCCGAGCACGATCCGGTCGGCGCGCGCTACCCGGTGCAAGCAGGCGACGTCGGCATCCACTTCCTGCTCGGCGCTCGCGGGGCTCCCGTCGCCTCCTTCACGACGCGGCTCGCCGCGGCGATCGCGGGGTTCCTCTTCGCGCCGCCGGCGGCTCAGCGCATCGTGGTCGAACCGGACCGTGCGAACGATCTGGCGGTGGACCGGATGCTGCGACTCGGCTTCGAGCGGGGGCCCGAGATCGACCTGCCCGGCAAGCGCGCGCAGCTGGCGTTCCTGACGAGGGCGCACTGGGACGCTCGCTCGAGCGACCGCTGA
- a CDS encoding GNAT family N-acetyltransferase, with the protein MTLAAASDIVLIAADPRRDAALVRGWLADPHASFWGMADLSEDEVMGYLSAVATHPDQDSWVGLVDGRPMFLVETYDPARVLLRGIHRAREGDLGMHVLISSPTGEPRHGLTDAVFAAVMRWCFDTLGARRVVVEPDIANEAIARKNARAGFRVLRVVDVPDGQGVKRAALSICTRADFAASILGSLR; encoded by the coding sequence ATGACCCTGGCTGCCGCATCCGACATCGTCCTCATCGCCGCCGATCCCCGCCGCGATGCCGCCCTCGTCCGGGGATGGCTCGCCGATCCGCACGCATCGTTCTGGGGCATGGCCGACCTGAGCGAGGACGAGGTGATGGGATACCTCTCGGCCGTCGCCACGCACCCCGACCAGGACTCCTGGGTCGGACTGGTCGACGGGCGCCCCATGTTCCTCGTCGAGACGTACGATCCCGCCCGCGTGCTCCTGCGCGGCATCCACCGCGCGCGGGAGGGCGACCTCGGCATGCACGTCCTCATCTCATCGCCCACCGGTGAGCCCCGGCACGGATTGACCGACGCCGTCTTCGCGGCGGTCATGCGCTGGTGCTTCGACACGCTCGGCGCCCGGCGGGTGGTCGTCGAGCCCGACATCGCGAACGAGGCGATCGCCCGCAAGAACGCCCGCGCGGGATTCCGCGTCCTCCGCGTCGTCGATGTCCCCGACGGCCAGGGCGTCAAGCGCGCCGCGCTCTCGATCTGCACGCGCGCCGACTTCGCGGCATCCATCCTGGGAAGCCTCCGATGA
- a CDS encoding IucA/IucC family siderophore biosynthesis protein: MTADPAAHLSPEAMQRAQRRLVAKAIAEFAHERLLAPEPVTDAAAPASPLEHRRSARPGSDTPGDASARTACPPSVVRTAEQRASAWRLETDGSEYRFHARLGMLEHWAIEEDTLTRTVAGAPAPLDAQQLIIELQAVLGIPDHLLGTYLEEIASTLASAAFKIHRGGPAAEDLAVADFQTIESAMTEGHPGFVANNGRIGFGVSEYRAYAPEAGQPFRLVWLAARRELSHLATGEGLDEDALLRRELDADERERFAARLDGLGLDMSDYRLLPVHPWQWEHRVAVTFAPDLARRDLVFLGEGRDEYAAQQSVRTMFNRSRPDRDYVKTALAVQNMGFLRGLSPAYMRVTPAINDWVAHLVEDDATLRDAGFRMLREHASVGYSGDAYHRTAAPSAQRKMLAALWRESPVPLVRTGERPATMASLLHRDAAGRSVATALVRRSGLPATDWLRAYLEVYLRPVVHCLLAHDLAFMPHGENLILILDGAVPTGVFMKDIGEEVALLSDRAVPDDVRRIVSPVDDREKALAVFTDVFDGVLRHVSGILHADGTLPEAVFWSLVADVVDEHAAQHPDLDSAVDLRAESFAHSCLNRLQLRNTLQMVDLANQSASLLYAGELANPIARSARPAESLALAR, from the coding sequence ATGACCGCCGACCCCGCCGCCCACCTCAGCCCGGAGGCGATGCAGCGCGCTCAGCGCCGCCTCGTGGCCAAGGCGATCGCCGAGTTCGCACACGAGCGCCTGCTCGCCCCCGAGCCGGTGACGGATGCCGCGGCACCAGCGTCCCCGCTCGAGCACCGGCGGTCCGCACGACCGGGGAGCGACACGCCGGGCGACGCCTCAGCGAGGACGGCGTGTCCCCCTTCCGTCGTGCGGACGGCGGAGCAGCGCGCCTCGGCCTGGCGGCTGGAGACCGACGGGTCGGAGTACCGCTTCCACGCGCGCCTCGGCATGCTCGAGCACTGGGCGATCGAGGAGGACACCCTTACCCGCACGGTCGCGGGCGCTCCTGCGCCGCTGGACGCGCAGCAGCTCATCATCGAGCTCCAGGCGGTGCTCGGCATCCCGGATCACCTGCTCGGGACGTACCTCGAGGAGATCGCGTCCACTCTCGCGAGCGCCGCGTTCAAGATCCACCGCGGCGGCCCCGCGGCCGAGGACCTCGCCGTCGCGGACTTCCAGACGATCGAGTCGGCCATGACCGAGGGACACCCGGGGTTCGTCGCGAACAACGGGCGCATCGGATTCGGCGTGAGCGAGTACCGCGCGTACGCGCCCGAGGCGGGGCAGCCGTTCCGCCTGGTGTGGCTGGCGGCGCGCCGCGAGCTCTCCCACCTCGCCACCGGCGAGGGACTCGACGAGGACGCTCTGCTGCGACGAGAGCTCGACGCAGACGAGCGCGAGCGCTTCGCAGCCCGGCTCGACGGGCTCGGCCTGGACATGTCGGACTACCGGCTGCTCCCCGTGCATCCCTGGCAGTGGGAGCACCGCGTCGCGGTGACCTTCGCGCCCGATCTCGCCCGGCGCGACCTGGTCTTCCTCGGCGAGGGCCGCGACGAGTACGCCGCCCAGCAGTCGGTGCGCACGATGTTCAACCGCAGCCGCCCCGACCGCGACTACGTCAAGACCGCGCTCGCGGTGCAGAACATGGGCTTCCTGCGGGGGCTCTCGCCCGCCTACATGCGCGTGACGCCGGCGATCAACGACTGGGTCGCGCACCTCGTCGAGGACGACGCAACGCTCCGTGACGCGGGCTTCCGGATGCTGCGCGAGCACGCGTCCGTCGGCTACTCGGGCGACGCATACCACCGCACCGCCGCGCCGTCGGCGCAGCGCAAGATGCTCGCGGCGCTGTGGCGCGAGAGCCCCGTCCCGCTCGTACGCACCGGCGAGCGCCCGGCCACGATGGCGTCGCTGCTGCACCGGGATGCCGCGGGGCGGTCGGTCGCCACTGCACTCGTGCGGCGCTCCGGGCTCCCGGCGACGGATTGGCTGCGGGCGTACCTCGAGGTGTACCTCCGGCCCGTCGTGCACTGCCTGCTGGCGCACGACCTGGCGTTCATGCCGCACGGCGAGAACCTCATCCTGATCCTCGACGGCGCCGTGCCGACGGGCGTGTTCATGAAGGACATCGGCGAAGAGGTCGCCCTCCTCTCCGACCGGGCGGTGCCGGACGACGTCCGCCGCATCGTCTCCCCCGTCGACGACCGCGAGAAGGCGCTCGCGGTGTTCACCGACGTCTTCGACGGCGTGCTGCGGCACGTGTCCGGCATCCTGCACGCCGACGGGACGCTCCCGGAGGCGGTGTTCTGGTCGCTCGTGGCCGACGTCGTCGACGAGCACGCGGCGCAGCATCCCGATCTCGACTCCGCGGTCGACCTGCGCGCCGAGTCGTTCGCCCATTCGTGCCTCAATCGGCTCCAACTGCGCAATACTCTCCAGATGGTCGACCTGGCGAACCAATCAGCGTCGCTGCTCTATGCGGGCGAGCTCGCCAATCCGATCGCGCGGTCGGCGCGGCCTGCCGAGTCGCTCGCACTCGCCCGCTGA
- a CDS encoding SidA/IucD/PvdA family monooxygenase, with protein MSATHIHDLVGVGIGPFNLGLAALSEPLALDAVFLDRADGFAWHHGMMLEGSTIQVPFLADLVTMADPTSRFSFLNWLKQSGRLYPFYIRENVYPLRTEYDAYCRWVGDQLPGLRWGRDVVAIEHDPLDDVYVVRARRTRDGAEETVRARHVVLGVGTRPAVPPALRGLPGPVVHSADYLPHRDLLRGAESVTVVGSGQSAAEIYLDLLQGIRDGGYRLDWITRSPRFFPMEYTKLTLEMTSPEYTDHFHALPLGLREHLGREQRGLYKGISGDLVDEIYDTLYRLSAAGPVPTTLLTDTSVEDASWDGARYTLRLRHAQLDRDHDRRTSALVLATGYAAETPAFLAPIDGRLDRDPLGRLAVARDYSVDGGRGRIFVQNGEEHTHGLTAPDLGFGAWRNSSILASITGREVYPLERRIAFQQFGIPRDAGVPAEAGR; from the coding sequence GTGAGCGCCACGCACATCCACGACCTCGTCGGCGTCGGCATCGGACCGTTCAACCTCGGGCTGGCGGCGCTCTCGGAGCCGCTCGCCCTCGACGCCGTGTTCCTCGACCGTGCCGACGGATTCGCCTGGCACCACGGCATGATGCTCGAGGGATCGACCATCCAGGTGCCCTTCCTCGCCGATCTCGTGACGATGGCCGATCCGACCTCGCGCTTCTCGTTCCTCAACTGGCTGAAGCAGAGCGGACGGCTCTACCCGTTCTACATCCGGGAGAACGTCTACCCCCTCCGCACGGAGTACGACGCCTACTGCCGCTGGGTCGGAGATCAGCTGCCGGGCCTGCGGTGGGGGCGCGACGTCGTCGCGATCGAGCACGACCCGCTCGACGATGTCTACGTCGTGCGCGCCCGGCGCACCCGGGACGGAGCAGAGGAGACGGTGCGCGCGCGGCACGTCGTACTCGGGGTGGGCACCCGCCCGGCGGTCCCGCCGGCGCTGCGGGGACTGCCCGGACCGGTCGTCCACAGCGCCGATTACCTCCCCCACCGCGATCTGCTGCGGGGCGCTGAGTCGGTGACCGTCGTCGGAAGCGGCCAGTCCGCGGCGGAGATCTACCTCGACCTGCTCCAGGGGATCCGCGACGGAGGCTACCGCCTCGACTGGATCACCCGGTCGCCGCGGTTCTTCCCGATGGAGTACACCAAGCTCACCCTCGAGATGACCTCGCCGGAGTACACCGATCACTTCCACGCGCTCCCGCTGGGCCTGCGCGAGCACCTCGGCCGCGAGCAGCGCGGGCTCTACAAGGGGATCTCGGGGGATCTCGTCGATGAGATCTACGACACGCTCTACCGGCTGAGTGCCGCGGGTCCGGTGCCCACGACGCTTCTGACCGACACCTCGGTCGAGGATGCCTCGTGGGACGGTGCGCGCTACACACTGCGCCTGCGTCATGCTCAGCTCGACCGGGATCACGACCGCCGGACATCCGCGCTCGTGCTCGCGACGGGCTACGCGGCCGAGACGCCCGCCTTCCTCGCCCCGATCGACGGCCGCCTCGACCGCGATCCGCTCGGACGCCTCGCCGTGGCCCGGGACTACTCCGTCGACGGCGGCCGCGGACGCATCTTCGTCCAGAACGGCGAGGAGCACACGCACGGTCTCACCGCTCCCGACCTCGGCTTCGGCGCCTGGCGCAACTCCTCCATCCTCGCGTCGATCACCGGCCGCGAGGTGTACCCGCTCGAGCGGCGGATCGCCTTCCAGCAGTTCGGCATCCCGCGTGATGCCGGCGTCCCCGCGGAGGCAGGCCGATGA